A window of Cryptomeria japonica chromosome 3, Sugi_1.0, whole genome shotgun sequence contains these coding sequences:
- the LOC131072954 gene encoding probable RNA-binding protein ARP1 isoform X3, with protein MAGNDGGEFGDTTFTKVFVGGLAWETQRETMRLYFEQFGDILEAVVITDKNTGRSKGYGFVTFREAESARRACVDSSPIIDGRRANCNLASLGARRPRSSTPQPGNRLRIMPSFPLHTGAPAAYASGGLSFAQHAHYTYQQGYPYHVYGFSPYPADYSYPQNYYSPYAATQYPQIYPGQGMISTPAVYPLYTYNQANAGGGYPHAQPMLHYPTAGNAISSLPQQYGGIISTPAAATVGVAIKQE; from the exons ATGGCGGGGAATGATGGAGGAGAATTCGGTGATACGACGTTCACCAAGGTGTTCGTTGGAGGATTGGCTTGGGAAACCCAACGGGAAACCATGCGACTCTACTTTGAGCAGTTTGGAGATATCCTTGAGGCGGTTGTTATCACTGATAAGAACACTGGCCGTTCTAAAGGCTATGGCTTT GTAACGTTCCGTGAGGCTGAATCTGCAAGAAGAGCTTGTGTGGATTCTTCTCCCATAATCGATGGAAGGCGTGCAAATTGTAACTTGGCTTCTCTGGGTGCTCGTCGTCCTCGATCGTCCACGCCTCAGCCAG GAAATCGGTTGAGGATAATGCCTTCTTTTCCACTTCATACAGGAGCGCCTGCAGCCTACGCTAGTGGAGGCTTGTCTTTTGCTCAACATGCCCACTACACATACCAACAAGGTTATCCCTATCATGTATATGG GTTCTCTCCATACCCTGCAGATTACAGTTACCCACAG AACTATTACAGTCCATATGCAGCAACTCAGTACCCACAAATTTATCCAGGGCAGGGAATGATATCCACTCCTGCAGTCTATCCATTATATACATACAATCAAGCAAATGCAGGAGGAGGATATCCACATGCACAACCAATGCTGCATTATCCAACAGCAGGCAATGCAATTTCAAGTTTGCCACAACAATATGGTGGAATCATTTCAACTCCTGCTGCAGCCACAG TGGGTGTGGCAATAAAACAGGAGTGA
- the LOC131072954 gene encoding uncharacterized protein LOC131072954 isoform X2: MAGNDGGEFGDTTFTKVFVGGLAWETQRETMRLYFEQFGDILEAVVITDKNTGRSKGYGFVTFREAESARRACVDSSPIIDGRRANCNLASLGARRPRSSTPQPGAPAAYASGGLSFAQHAHYTYQQGYPYHVYGFSPYPADYSYPQNYYSPYAATQYPQIYPGQGMISTPAVYPLYTYNQANAGGGYPHAQPMLHYPTAGNAISSLPQQYGGIISTPAAATGVTLSLPPNAVQQYAVQLATSQPYHAGGADLSA, translated from the exons ATGGCGGGGAATGATGGAGGAGAATTCGGTGATACGACGTTCACCAAGGTGTTCGTTGGAGGATTGGCTTGGGAAACCCAACGGGAAACCATGCGACTCTACTTTGAGCAGTTTGGAGATATCCTTGAGGCGGTTGTTATCACTGATAAGAACACTGGCCGTTCTAAAGGCTATGGCTTT GTAACGTTCCGTGAGGCTGAATCTGCAAGAAGAGCTTGTGTGGATTCTTCTCCCATAATCGATGGAAGGCGTGCAAATTGTAACTTGGCTTCTCTGGGTGCTCGTCGTCCTCGATCGTCCACGCCTCAGCCAG GAGCGCCTGCAGCCTACGCTAGTGGAGGCTTGTCTTTTGCTCAACATGCCCACTACACATACCAACAAGGTTATCCCTATCATGTATATGG GTTCTCTCCATACCCTGCAGATTACAGTTACCCACAG AACTATTACAGTCCATATGCAGCAACTCAGTACCCACAAATTTATCCAGGGCAGGGAATGATATCCACTCCTGCAGTCTATCCATTATATACATACAATCAAGCAAATGCAGGAGGAGGATATCCACATGCACAACCAATGCTGCATTATCCAACAGCAGGCAATGCAATTTCAAGTTTGCCACAACAATATGGTGGAATCATTTCAACTCCTGCTGCAGCCACAG GAGTGACCCTTTCATTGCCACCCAATGCTGTTCAACAGTATGCAGTTCAATTAGCTACTTCACAGCCATACCATGCAGGTGGAGCTGACCTATCAGCCTAA
- the LOC131072954 gene encoding uncharacterized protein LOC131072954 isoform X1, whose protein sequence is MAGNDGGEFGDTTFTKVFVGGLAWETQRETMRLYFEQFGDILEAVVITDKNTGRSKGYGFVTFREAESARRACVDSSPIIDGRRANCNLASLGARRPRSSTPQPGNRLRIMPSFPLHTGAPAAYASGGLSFAQHAHYTYQQGYPYHVYGFSPYPADYSYPQNYYSPYAATQYPQIYPGQGMISTPAVYPLYTYNQANAGGGYPHAQPMLHYPTAGNAISSLPQQYGGIISTPAAATGVTLSLPPNAVQQYAVQLATSQPYHAGGADLSA, encoded by the exons ATGGCGGGGAATGATGGAGGAGAATTCGGTGATACGACGTTCACCAAGGTGTTCGTTGGAGGATTGGCTTGGGAAACCCAACGGGAAACCATGCGACTCTACTTTGAGCAGTTTGGAGATATCCTTGAGGCGGTTGTTATCACTGATAAGAACACTGGCCGTTCTAAAGGCTATGGCTTT GTAACGTTCCGTGAGGCTGAATCTGCAAGAAGAGCTTGTGTGGATTCTTCTCCCATAATCGATGGAAGGCGTGCAAATTGTAACTTGGCTTCTCTGGGTGCTCGTCGTCCTCGATCGTCCACGCCTCAGCCAG GAAATCGGTTGAGGATAATGCCTTCTTTTCCACTTCATACAGGAGCGCCTGCAGCCTACGCTAGTGGAGGCTTGTCTTTTGCTCAACATGCCCACTACACATACCAACAAGGTTATCCCTATCATGTATATGG GTTCTCTCCATACCCTGCAGATTACAGTTACCCACAG AACTATTACAGTCCATATGCAGCAACTCAGTACCCACAAATTTATCCAGGGCAGGGAATGATATCCACTCCTGCAGTCTATCCATTATATACATACAATCAAGCAAATGCAGGAGGAGGATATCCACATGCACAACCAATGCTGCATTATCCAACAGCAGGCAATGCAATTTCAAGTTTGCCACAACAATATGGTGGAATCATTTCAACTCCTGCTGCAGCCACAG GAGTGACCCTTTCATTGCCACCCAATGCTGTTCAACAGTATGCAGTTCAATTAGCTACTTCACAGCCATACCATGCAGGTGGAGCTGACCTATCAGCCTAA